The following coding sequences are from one Rathayibacter sp. SW19 window:
- a CDS encoding GntR family transcriptional regulator: protein MAIERKTLRSQVREELITRMRTGNVRPGEGINEVQLAAELGVSRTPLREALIALESEGQIESENGKGFRFVPLSAREFEELSPIIVALEGLALELSPLDELKTIGAELAKLAAEFNDDIAQHALINRRDDEWHNLMLSACPNERLIDTITGIRLAIHRYESLLVADDTKIERSAQEHAEIAKYLIAGDIPKAKAALSANWTNGMRRLLADAGISWERVEVPVSP from the coding sequence ATGGCAATCGAGCGCAAGACGTTACGCTCACAGGTTCGCGAAGAACTGATCACTCGCATGCGCACGGGCAACGTGCGTCCTGGTGAGGGCATCAACGAGGTGCAACTTGCCGCTGAACTCGGCGTGAGCCGCACCCCGCTGCGTGAGGCACTCATCGCACTGGAGAGCGAAGGACAGATCGAAAGCGAAAACGGTAAAGGGTTTCGATTCGTGCCGCTCAGCGCGCGCGAGTTCGAAGAGCTCAGCCCGATCATCGTCGCACTCGAGGGTCTCGCTCTCGAGTTGAGCCCCCTGGACGAGCTCAAGACGATCGGCGCGGAACTCGCGAAACTCGCTGCGGAGTTCAACGACGACATCGCCCAGCACGCCTTGATCAACCGCCGCGACGACGAATGGCACAATCTGATGCTCAGCGCATGCCCGAATGAGCGACTGATCGACACGATAACGGGCATCCGCCTCGCAATTCACCGCTACGAATCCCTGCTCGTCGCGGATGACACCAAAATCGAGCGCAGCGCTCAGGAGCATGCTGAGATCGCCAAGTACCTCATCGCCGGTGACATCCCGAAGGCCAAAGCCGCGCTGAGCGCCAACTGGACCAACGGCATGCGTCGACTGCTGGCTGACGCGGGCATCTCCTGGGAGCGCGTCGAGGTGCCCGTCAGCCCCTGA
- a CDS encoding beta-galactosidase — MGERRTLRLDELAYGADYNPDQWPEEVWQEDVRLMREAGVNLITLPVFSWPRLEPHPGEYDFDWLDRVIDLLWSNGIRIDLATATATPPAWLVRQHPEILPQTVDGTHLEFGSRQAYCPSSPIFREHVARMARVMAERYGNHPAVVLWHVSNEYGDHVSRCWCPVSAEHFRRWLSAKYGAIDALNDAWGTSCWGQNYIAWEHIEPPRTATGPINPAQQLDFERFSSDALLELFQAEVDVLRDVTPQLPVTTNFMSMLRDLDYWRFAEAEDLVTDDAYPDPADPYAHVAAALNYGLMRSLKDGNPWLLLEQAPSAVSWRDVNVPKTPGQMRLGSMHALAHGADGVMFFQWRQAKFGPEKYHSAMLGHRGEDSRTFQETKALGAELKKLEAIRGTRVKSSVALVADWDSWWGLSAPDSLPSLRLNWLRQARDWHSALYACGQAVDVVRADGPFERYDVIVVPNLYATTVEQADALAAFVARGGQLVVGPFSGVVDDTEKVHDGGAPGPLRALLGVEVDEWWPLPAGESDDIVLGGERYPVTVWREWLEVQEGTTVTATYGTGVLAGRAAATRRSHGRGAARYVSAGFSPTGLRAILADALRDAGLPVAENTDRQVESVTRTDGTTDYTFLLNHGAAEARVSIEPGVRDLLTGDRPVHELRLPGWGVAVLESASVVE, encoded by the coding sequence GTGGGTGAGCGTCGGACGCTTCGACTGGACGAATTGGCTTATGGCGCGGACTACAACCCCGACCAGTGGCCGGAAGAGGTATGGCAAGAGGACGTGCGCCTCATGCGCGAGGCTGGCGTCAACCTGATCACGCTTCCCGTGTTCTCTTGGCCTCGCTTGGAGCCACATCCTGGCGAGTACGACTTCGATTGGCTTGACCGCGTCATCGACCTGCTGTGGTCGAACGGTATCCGCATCGATCTCGCGACGGCCACGGCGACGCCGCCTGCGTGGCTGGTGCGGCAGCATCCGGAGATTTTGCCGCAAACAGTGGACGGTACGCACCTCGAGTTCGGATCGCGGCAGGCCTACTGCCCGAGTTCGCCGATCTTCCGCGAACATGTCGCCCGCATGGCGCGCGTCATGGCCGAGCGTTACGGCAACCATCCCGCTGTGGTGCTCTGGCACGTGTCAAATGAATACGGCGATCACGTGTCGCGGTGCTGGTGCCCTGTATCGGCCGAACATTTTCGGCGCTGGTTGAGCGCGAAGTACGGGGCGATCGACGCCCTGAACGACGCGTGGGGAACCAGCTGCTGGGGTCAGAACTACATAGCGTGGGAACACATCGAACCGCCGCGTACGGCGACCGGCCCGATCAATCCGGCGCAGCAACTCGACTTTGAGCGCTTCTCTTCGGATGCGCTGCTCGAGCTTTTCCAGGCCGAGGTCGACGTTCTCCGCGACGTGACGCCGCAGCTCCCTGTGACGACGAACTTCATGAGCATGCTGCGTGACCTGGACTACTGGCGGTTCGCCGAGGCGGAGGACCTGGTAACGGATGACGCCTATCCCGACCCTGCCGACCCGTACGCGCACGTGGCGGCAGCGCTCAACTACGGCTTGATGCGCTCCCTCAAGGACGGCAACCCATGGCTGCTGCTCGAGCAGGCGCCGAGCGCGGTCAGCTGGCGTGACGTCAATGTTCCCAAGACGCCCGGGCAGATGCGGCTGGGCAGCATGCACGCCCTCGCGCATGGGGCAGACGGCGTCATGTTCTTTCAGTGGCGGCAGGCGAAGTTCGGGCCGGAGAAGTATCACTCGGCAATGCTCGGCCACCGAGGCGAAGACAGCAGGACGTTCCAGGAGACGAAGGCGCTCGGAGCCGAGCTGAAGAAACTTGAGGCGATCCGGGGAACGCGGGTGAAGTCATCCGTGGCGCTCGTCGCCGACTGGGACTCCTGGTGGGGGCTTAGCGCTCCCGACTCGCTGCCGTCGCTTCGGCTGAACTGGTTGCGGCAGGCGCGAGACTGGCACAGCGCGCTCTACGCGTGCGGCCAGGCGGTCGACGTGGTGCGCGCCGACGGGCCGTTCGAACGCTACGACGTCATCGTCGTTCCTAATCTCTACGCGACGACGGTCGAGCAGGCGGATGCGCTCGCTGCGTTCGTCGCCCGCGGCGGGCAGCTCGTTGTCGGACCGTTCAGCGGCGTCGTGGACGATACGGAGAAGGTGCACGACGGTGGCGCTCCTGGACCGTTGCGTGCCCTGCTCGGAGTAGAGGTCGATGAGTGGTGGCCACTTCCGGCCGGCGAATCTGACGACATCGTGCTGGGCGGCGAACGCTATCCCGTCACGGTATGGCGAGAATGGCTGGAGGTGCAGGAAGGCACCACCGTCACAGCTACGTACGGGACTGGCGTTCTTGCCGGGCGCGCAGCGGCAACACGCCGTTCGCACGGCCGTGGCGCCGCTCGGTACGTCAGCGCGGGCTTTTCGCCCACCGGGCTGCGCGCGATTCTCGCCGACGCTCTCCGCGACGCAGGCCTGCCTGTCGCTGAAAATACTGATCGGCAGGTCGAGTCCGTAACGCGCACCGACGGCACCACGGATTACACGTTCTTGCTCAACCATGGCGCGGCCGAGGCTCGCGTTTCGATCGAGCCGGGGGTACGCGATCTGCTGACCGGTGACCGACCGGTGCACGAACTGAGGCTGCCTGGCTGGGGTGTCGCGGTACTCGAGAGTGCGTCAGTGGTCGAGTAA
- the gcvPA gene encoding aminomethyl-transferring glycine dehydrogenase subunit GcvPA, translated as MTEPFVHPYVPNTVPEIKAAMLRATGAASIDEFYEDVPSELRLGRELNLPAPFSAEQDLLRHVTGLLQVNVPTSEQLSFLGAGTYNHYVPAVVEEVIGRSEFLTAYAGEPYEDHGRFQALFEYQSLMAELVNMDVVNVPTYDGFQAMGTALSMAGRITGRRTVIVASDILPDKLSRVRDYVRSNLDLVIVPTVNGTADVAAVAARIDETTAAVLVDTPSYTGALEQAVSELADAAHSANAIFVVGVDPIGLGVLTPPADQGADIVCGDIQSLGLRQWFGGAHGGFIAVHDDPRFVMELPSRLFGLESTDVPGEYGFGDVAYERTSFAVREDGKEWVGTAAALWGIAAGVYLSLMGPQGMVDLGNTLLARTAYASGRLGALRGVTVGDTAVHLREFVVDVTASGVHTDEIIARLREQGIEPGVRLDENRLLVCVTEMNSQSDIDRLIGALGAVLEEKSA; from the coding sequence ATGACAGAGCCCTTCGTGCATCCGTACGTGCCGAACACCGTGCCCGAGATCAAAGCGGCGATGCTTCGTGCCACGGGCGCGGCATCGATTGATGAGTTCTACGAGGACGTGCCCTCTGAATTGCGCCTCGGCCGAGAACTCAATCTGCCAGCGCCGTTTTCGGCCGAACAGGATCTCCTGCGACACGTCACAGGCCTGTTGCAAGTCAATGTGCCAACGAGTGAACAACTCAGCTTTCTCGGTGCGGGCACCTATAACCACTATGTGCCGGCGGTGGTCGAAGAGGTGATCGGGCGCAGCGAGTTCCTAACTGCGTACGCAGGCGAGCCGTATGAAGACCATGGTCGATTCCAAGCGTTGTTCGAATACCAATCGCTGATGGCCGAGCTTGTGAACATGGATGTTGTCAACGTTCCGACGTATGACGGCTTTCAGGCGATGGGAACAGCTCTTTCGATGGCAGGACGGATCACTGGCCGCCGAACTGTCATCGTCGCGAGCGACATTCTGCCGGACAAGCTCTCCCGAGTGCGCGACTACGTGCGAAGCAACTTGGACCTTGTAATTGTTCCCACCGTGAATGGCACGGCCGACGTCGCGGCGGTCGCCGCACGAATCGATGAGACGACCGCAGCCGTACTCGTGGACACCCCAAGCTACACCGGAGCGCTCGAGCAGGCCGTGAGTGAACTTGCGGATGCGGCGCATTCTGCGAATGCGATCTTCGTGGTCGGCGTCGATCCCATTGGTCTGGGCGTGCTGACACCGCCGGCCGACCAGGGGGCCGACATCGTCTGCGGCGACATTCAGTCGCTCGGGCTGCGGCAGTGGTTCGGAGGAGCGCACGGCGGGTTCATCGCGGTGCACGACGATCCGCGTTTTGTGATGGAGCTGCCCTCTCGCCTGTTCGGCCTCGAGTCGACGGACGTGCCGGGCGAGTACGGCTTCGGTGACGTCGCCTATGAGCGCACCTCGTTCGCCGTGCGCGAGGACGGCAAAGAATGGGTCGGCACGGCGGCAGCCCTGTGGGGCATCGCAGCCGGCGTGTACCTGAGCCTGATGGGCCCGCAGGGAATGGTCGACCTGGGGAACACGCTACTGGCGCGCACCGCGTACGCAAGCGGCCGCCTCGGGGCGCTCCGGGGCGTCACCGTCGGCGACACCGCCGTTCACCTGCGTGAGTTCGTCGTCGACGTTACGGCATCCGGGGTGCACACCGACGAGATCATCGCCCGTCTGCGCGAGCAGGGCATCGAACCGGGTGTTCGCCTGGACGAGAACCGACTACTCGTCTGTGTCACCGAAATGAACAGTCAGTCAGATATCGACCGCCTCATCGGAGCACTCGGGGCCGTACTTGAGGAGAAGTCAGCGTGA
- the gcvPB gene encoding aminomethyl-transferring glycine dehydrogenase subunit GcvPB, translating into MSLPVAPKPALRRFHQASWDEPVIFELSTPGERGVLVSRPEAAVRDAVGDVVAVLPASLRRNTPPALPEMGQMRVLRHYLRLSQENLGADFNVDVGQGTCTMKYSPKVNETIIRTPKLADLHPLQDVATVQGVLEIIWRMEQILAEISGMSRISLHTQGGSAAIWTNIAMIRAYHEANGEGAQRNEVITTIFSHPSNAAAAKAAGYTVITIHPDEHGYPNLTAMKGALSSRTAAIMVTNPEDTGIFNPHIKQWVDAAHAVGALASYDQANANGILGITRAHEAGFDVCHFNLHKTFSTPHASGGPGAGASGVADKLVPFLPGPLVERDGDRFFFDYDRPQSIGKVAPFYGVIPNIVRAYAWTMALGAEGLRAVAEIAVLNNNYLMKRILEIPGASAPYAQGRRRIEQVRYSWQELYEETGISSEEIGIRASDFGMHYWTSHHPYVVPQPFTLEPTESYSKAELDEYADVIAEVVREAREEPEVVRTAPHNQTVHQIHHEDLDDPARWAITWRAYLRKYPEVAARLNAEKVVGPSAEPATYAMAGAER; encoded by the coding sequence GTGAGCCTTCCTGTTGCACCGAAACCAGCCCTGCGTCGCTTTCACCAGGCGAGCTGGGACGAACCCGTTATCTTCGAGCTCAGCACCCCCGGCGAGCGGGGAGTGCTGGTGTCGCGCCCTGAGGCTGCCGTTCGAGACGCCGTCGGCGACGTTGTCGCCGTGCTGCCCGCTTCACTGCGACGAAACACGCCGCCCGCGTTGCCGGAAATGGGCCAGATGCGTGTGCTGCGCCACTACCTGCGGTTGAGTCAGGAGAACCTCGGCGCTGATTTCAACGTCGACGTCGGCCAGGGCACCTGCACGATGAAGTACTCGCCGAAGGTGAATGAGACGATTATCCGCACGCCGAAACTCGCCGACCTGCATCCGCTGCAAGACGTTGCGACTGTGCAAGGCGTGCTGGAGATCATCTGGCGGATGGAACAGATCCTCGCCGAAATATCCGGGATGTCCCGCATCTCGCTGCACACACAAGGGGGATCGGCCGCGATTTGGACGAACATCGCCATGATCCGCGCCTACCACGAGGCCAACGGTGAGGGTGCGCAACGCAACGAGGTGATCACCACGATCTTCTCGCATCCGTCGAATGCGGCCGCCGCAAAGGCCGCCGGCTACACGGTGATCACTATTCACCCGGATGAGCACGGCTATCCGAACCTCACAGCGATGAAGGGCGCGCTGTCGTCCCGCACGGCTGCGATCATGGTCACGAATCCTGAAGACACGGGCATCTTCAACCCGCACATCAAACAGTGGGTGGATGCCGCTCACGCCGTGGGCGCACTGGCGTCGTACGACCAGGCGAACGCGAACGGGATCCTTGGCATTACCCGTGCACACGAAGCCGGTTTCGATGTGTGCCATTTCAACCTGCACAAGACATTCTCCACGCCGCACGCCTCGGGCGGACCCGGCGCGGGCGCCAGTGGCGTGGCCGATAAGTTGGTGCCGTTCCTGCCCGGCCCACTCGTCGAACGCGACGGCGACCGATTCTTCTTCGACTACGACCGCCCACAGTCGATCGGCAAGGTGGCGCCGTTCTATGGCGTGATCCCGAACATTGTGCGCGCATATGCGTGGACCATGGCGCTCGGCGCCGAGGGCTTGCGCGCAGTTGCGGAGATCGCCGTGCTCAACAACAACTACCTGATGAAGCGCATCCTGGAGATCCCGGGCGCCAGCGCGCCGTACGCGCAGGGCCGCCGCCGGATCGAGCAGGTGCGGTACTCCTGGCAGGAGCTGTACGAAGAAACCGGCATCTCGTCAGAGGAGATTGGCATCCGCGCATCCGATTTCGGAATGCACTACTGGACGAGCCATCATCCGTATGTCGTGCCGCAACCGTTCACGCTCGAGCCGACTGAGTCGTATTCCAAAGCCGAGCTCGATGAGTATGCCGACGTCATCGCCGAAGTCGTTCGCGAGGCACGGGAGGAGCCCGAGGTCGTGCGAACCGCGCCGCACAATCAGACCGTGCATCAGATCCATCACGAAGATCTCGACGATCCGGCGCGGTGGGCGATCACCTGGCGGGCGTATCTGCGCAAATACCCGGAGGTCGCCGCGCGACTGAACGCCGAAAAGGTGGTGGGTCCGTCAGCGGAACCCGCGACATACGCGATGGCCGGTGCCGAGCGTTAG